The window TCATCGACGCTCTCGATCATGGCTGCCATCACCGCGTGATCATGCAATGTGCCGGGCTGCTTCGCCTTGTACTTGGCAACCAAATCTGGCTTGGCCTGCAACGGTGTGTGAACGGCAAAGTGGGACAGGTACAGAAACCAAGACCATTCCTGGTTGGCTTCGATGAACCCAATGGCTTCGTCCGTGAGACGATCAGTCAGGTACTCGTCGTCGCTGGTATCCTGCAGCCCTGGCACTTTCGGATGAGGTGGGAAGTAGCCTTTCGGTGGACTGCCACTGTGGGTCCCCGCGACGTTGATGTCAAATCCATACGGGAGCGGATCGTCACTCAGATGCCATTTGCCAATGATGCCAGTTCGATACCCGGCATCACGAACCTGATGAGCCCAAGTTTGGATGTCGGATGAAAGCGTTTCTGTGCCGGGGATGTGCTGCAACGTTCCGTGCTTCGGGTTCCCACGACGCTCGGTTCCGACGTTGTAGATTTCATGACGCGGCGAATACTGCCCCGACAGCAAACTGGCTCGCGCCGGCGCGCAGTTCGCCGCGCACGAGTAGGCATTCGAAAACACCATGCCTCGTTCAGCCAAAGCATCCAGGTTCGGTGTCTCATAGAAATCCGACCCCATGAAGGTTGCATCCCGCCAACCGTAGTCGTCCAAGTAAATGAACAAGACGTTGGGATGTTCCGTCGACGGGGTCTCGGCAGTTGAGGTGGAAACCAGAACGACCGCGAAAAGAAACGCGGGCAGGGCCCCAAGCAGGCGGGATGTCAAGTTCATAATTTTGATTTAAAGACAGAGTGCAAAGCGTGAATGGTCAGTCGATCAGTTCGGCATCGCGACAAATCGACTTAGCGGCGTGGCGCAAGCCGCCCGGTGCGTCACCGGAGGGCTCGCGCCCTTCCGCTATCTAGCATTGAGATATCGAAGGCATTCGAATCCTTGCCTAAGGACGCTGAGTGATTTTAACCAAGCGTTCTTTCCGT of the Rhodopirellula baltica SH 1 genome contains:
- a CDS encoding sulfatase, which produces MNLTSRLLGALPAFLFAVVLVSTSTAETPSTEHPNVLFIYLDDYGWRDATFMGSDFYETPNLDALAERGMVFSNAYSCAANCAPARASLLSGQYSPRHEIYNVGTERRGNPKHGTLQHIPGTETLSSDIQTWAHQVRDAGYRTGIIGKWHLSDDPLPYGFDINVAGTHSGSPPKGYFPPHPKVPGLQDTSDDEYLTDRLTDEAIGFIEANQEWSWFLYLSHFAVHTPLQAKPDLVAKYKAKQPGTLHDHAVMAAMIESVDEGVGRMVETLRELGLEENTAIVFTSDNGGFGPATSMKPLRGYKGTYYEGGIREPFFVTWPGVVDAGTKSDVPVIAADLYPTFIEMTGAKLPADQPLDGVSLMPLLKQEGSLADRELYWHFPAYLQSYSVTDGQRDLLYRSRPCGIIRDGRWKLHEYFEDGGLELYDLVTDPGESNNLADANPIKTQALHSKLVAWRERIGASMPTEPNPNHDPASEAKAMQKAERKAAKR